CAAGGACAGCCCGGTTCTCTTTGCCTATCTGCACGGCAGCTACGCCAGAGGTCTTTCTCATGCTTTCAGTGATCTTGATGTAGGGATTTATGTGGAAGGATTGGATGTAAGGGGCAGCCTTGATCTCGAGCTGTCATTGGCCTTGCGTATTGATGAGGAACTGGGACACGAGTTGCAGACGGATGTGCGTATTTTGAACAATCTCCCTGTTGCAGTCACTGGAAACATCCTCCTTGATGCTGAGCTCATTTATTCGAGGGATGAGGACAGGCGCGTTGTGTTCGAAACATGGATACGCACAAGCTATTTCGACTT
Above is a genomic segment from Deltaproteobacteria bacterium containing:
- a CDS encoding nucleotidyltransferase domain-containing protein encodes the protein MTAFRRKLLEIAPLIFKDSPVLFAYLHGSYARGLSHAFSDLDVGIYVEGLDVRGSLDLELSLALRIDEELGHELQTDVRILNNLPVAVTGNILLDAELIYSRDEDRRVVFETWIRTSYFDFLPVIQQYRNSYLERVVHHSGIC